In the genome of Chrysoperla carnea chromosome 5, inChrCarn1.1, whole genome shotgun sequence, the window TTTTCATGCGTCTTCGAAGAAGTCTCGACAAAGAACTCTGTCGAAGAAATATGTCTCTCTAGATTCTCTTCGATAATATTTCGCATACTGTCAAAGAGCCCATTCTGAAAAGTACCCAGATATGTTCGTCTGCACTTAGAATCACcctcttttatataaaataaaatatttacaacttaCGCGctatatttttttccaccaaaaatattttttttaaacccccacataaatatatgaaataaagaaaaattagtaTGAATAGATTATTAGTAACAAACTAAATAAAGAACAATCATTAATTACAGAAATTAGAgtatgcaattaaaaattaaaattctaaatttaattaagaaatattcttttttaaatacaataccCAAATTTTCTTGTACTTGGAATCATCAGTGCTAATTGCATTCGCCTTCGTGTAACATCTAACGGATAGGCTATACTTTGTGCAACAGCTCCAGCAAATCCCCCACACAATAATTTTGCAGGGACTGTCAAAACTAGTCCacctaaaacaattaaaattttatcagttttatacTAGTTTTAAGGAAATAATTAACACCGGATATACATTCGGGTAAATAAGgtgtaaatatatatgtaacagCTTTTAAATCGGAGTGACTCTGAAAATATCTCGAAATACACTCATATAATCGTCCAATGATAtagattttcatatttatttgcaTCATATTTACCCTAAATAATCTATAGATACGAAAATCTGGTTGATTTCGCGAATGAATGCAAATTTCTGAGGTACCGACTTAAGAAATCGATCCGGCATATCACTCGTATACGATTTTAGTTAgagatatctcagaaaatacACGTCCAATTGCCAAAGAGAcgcaatttttatccaagtcaagaaatgatttttatccaagtcaggaaattacaaaaagtgggtttatttaaccattggaagagtagtttttgagatattgccCAAAATTCTGTACGAAAAGCTTTCATTTCGGAATGATTCTGGATATATCTCGTAAAACAAGGATTAATCATTCTCACCTGTATTTCTAGGACATGGCTTGGCCGTCCATTTTGGAGCATACGTCATACATGTGTActtaaacatttcaaaacaataaaatgaaaatcctgCATACGGGACCATACCCATTAATGTGGGTAAAAATCCACGATACAGTGCTCGTATTCCACCTTCCTAAAAAAAGATTCAGTATTAGAAAACATCAAACAATTTCAACTGGGATTCAAGATTAGCACTTACATCTTTAAAAATAGACACAGCCGTATGTATAATTCCTGAATAAATGTCTTCACCGGTTATTTGAAACGCTAACCGTGCACGGATTGTATCCAGCGGATACGTTAACGTAACCGCTGTAACACCCGCCATTGAACCAGCTACAAATTTATCTAAATGTGATGTTGTTTTCATTACTCTACCAAAATACTAAGCaaaaacaaatatcataaaattgtcTCCGTTAAGGCCGCCCATAGAcgacattaataattttgtctCTTTTATTACATTGAAAAGAAACAACAATATTGAACGTCTATAGGAagctttaatttcaaaataaaaatttacttttttataaatttcaaaagccGTAAATTGTGTAGCCGCATATGGAAATATTCGAACCATTTGCGCACCATTTCCTTTATATAAAGCTAGCACTGATTCATGTTTTATAATTCTTCGTAAACCAGAAATTGCGCCATATGTTGCGTAATGTGAATTATGAGCTTGTAGTAATATTTTAACACGATCTAATGGTGCTACAGTTGTCTTTGAGCACATACCAGCTACacctaaaacaaaagtaaataaacaaattaatttgatcaaattggataaataaattgaattagttTGGAGCATCATGCACGGTCATTATTTCGGTCGGCTAGCtattttttcgtatattttatgatttttgaatattaagttGTGCCTGGAAATAGAAATTGTATCGAAGAAAAATAGGAAAAGTATCTGAAAAAATCCGGATACTTTTTTGAATATCTAGATACAATAAGTTTAGATATCGTTTTATTAGCGTTGCGAATAATATTTTAGCCTGCTAGCCGCTTTGGaataatgcaaataaatattttttgaaaacattcaaACATTTAGAATTCATTCTCCTTACCTccagcaaataaatttttgcatacaaaataaaagtttttctcatTTGTCTCCgtcattttcgattttttataaatcgttccaatttaatcaacatttttttgtcattttggtCAACTCacaataattgatttgtttaaaacaattacaatatacacacaaaaaacttTCACATCTTCATATgtgaaagtattaaaaattttcatatatttttcatatatttacttTCCAgtgaaatcataaataattgtaaacacATTGTAATGTActggtattaaaaataatatattcaaatgacaaattataactgtaaaaataaaa includes:
- the LOC123299636 gene encoding graves disease carrier protein homolog; its protein translation is MTETNEKNFYFVCKNLFAGGVAGMCSKTTVAPLDRVKILLQAHNSHYATYGAISGLRRIIKHESVLALYKGNGAQMVRIFPYAATQFTAFEIYKKYFGRVMKTTSHLDKFVAGSMAGVTAVTLTYPLDTIRARLAFQITGEDIYSGIIHTAVSIFKDEGGIRALYRGFLPTLMGMVPYAGFSFYCFEMFKYTCMTYAPKWTAKPCPRNTGGLVLTVPAKLLCGGFAGAVAQSIAYPLDVTRRRMQLALMIPSTRKFGALSMSKTLVLIYKENGIVRGLYRGMSINYMRAIPMVAVSFATYEMMKQILKMDTGLSV